The genomic region GATTTTAAGACTCTTGTTTATACCGttgttaattaaatttatggtaggtatgttttctagagatttttaattaaatttttggaACATTgcctttgaatttttttattgagtagATAATGGATATTATAGACTCATTAATATATTTATGAGGCATTATATTTTGATGAGATCGTTAGTTCGCTTTTTAAAATCGCCGCTATATTATGTAtcgaatattatatttaatagaatatataattattttctacTGAGATGCAGAAGGTCTTTCTCGATAGAGGAAACAAGTTTTTATAGTCCCAACATTATAGTCATGGTACTTTTAGCATAGGAAATCGGCTAACATTATTTTGATCATTAGATCAGAATAGCTATGTTTTGCATCAAGAGTATGTTTTACCCTACACAGTTTCTACGTCAGTTTCTTTATTttgtacttaagtacttaatatcttttattattattgtctttTAGGAAGTTCCCGATAGCAAGCAATCCAGTTCAAGCTATGGAAGAGGACTTGTTAGCAGAGAACatccaggtaggtacctagttaaattAGAATATTTAATTTTCAGATATATCTGTTAACGTTTCTTTCTTAGCCGTTGACTCCTAAGTACTTTTGTAGTATTTATGGAAAAATACATTAGATTGTATGTacctatcaaaatatataaaaggaaaaggtgactgactgactgactaatctatcaacgcacacctgaaactactggacggatccggctgaaatttggcatgcagagagctattatgacgtaagcatccgctaagaaagaatttttgaaaattcaaccccgggggtttgaaatttgtgtagtccacgcggacgatgtcgcgagtataagctagtaacatCTAAAATCTAACCTTTACATTTCTACTTCAGAATGAGcaaacaggtaggtaggtactaaaattaATATGCAAGCTCAGTatgcaagtaggtatgtacctaagttATTCAACGACGCAAAAGGAAACTAAAGATTTCTAATTTTAATCAACTTATGCTTTTTCAATGATATTTTAAATCATTAGGTTTTTACTACTTTGTCGATTAGTCCTttccattatttatttaaagctgCTTTATTAGCTTCCTTAATTAGGTATAAATTAATCTtggcatatacctacctacagtacctaataagtaatacactcataattacctacttattacaaagATAATCAtttaattaaccgacttcaaaaaacggaggaggttctcaattcaactgtatggtttttttttgtatgtttattacGCGATATTGTTTGTAATCTCCGGCTCATAAACGGTTGATGCGAAACTAAGTTTTAATGATCATATAGATAAAATATGTAAGGAGGCCCATAAGCTTCTAGGATTTGTTATGCGACAGAGTAAACGCTTCACTAATCCGCTAGTATTTGTTACCTTATTTAATGCTTATGTCCGCAGCAAGCTGGAGTATAACTCAGCAGCCTGGAGTCCACTCAGTGCTAGTCATACACTTACTATTGAGAGGGTCCAGCGTAAATTCGCGCGAGGATTATATAAGAAAATGTATGGTTATTACCCGTATCTATACCCCTCCTTATTCGTCTTGGGTATGGTGGGTCTAGACTCACTGGACTCAAGACGAAAGAGGGCTCTTCTAATACACTACTACCTATTATTAAACAATAAGGTGGATAATCCGGACACATTGTCGCGGTGTGCGTTGGCGGTACGGTTGCCGGATAAACTACTCCGGTCATGTCGGAAGACGTGGCCTTTCTTCGCGCTAAAGTCGTTCCGCACGCGGTATGCTGAAAGTGCGCCAACTTTCCGCGCACTTTCCATGCTAAATGAGCTGATTGCTCAGCACCAGAGCCTAGACGTGttcaatacaaatataaataaatttatttcatgtatagATCACTAAGACTTATAAGAACCTTTGTGTATATTTTGTTCGAATAGTATAAGTTATTAGTCATAAGTCTAACTTGTAATGCGCTTTGGCACTAGCTGTAAGCATATCAAGCatctatagtaaaataaaataaaaaataaaaatattactatagaactacaataactcttgtatacataataggtatattgggtaataaattaaattattttctactTTATAGTGTTtctggttattgaagtcggtttttattttatttttgatttttttttatttgattttacatTACGCTTATTGTTTAGAAAATCAAACATTCTTTTTTTTACCTTCCTAGTTGGAAAGAAGTCATCgtcaaaaaactgtttttggGCTCCATTTTTCCAAGATGGTGGTGCAAGCGGCAAAGATACGATAAGAGCACGTCGAAATCTATGAAATTAccaattttcaactttccagGCAAAACTACCAAATTACTGGACTAAAAGTCTTAACCTGTCCTAGAAAATTAGACTGACTTCTTAgagaaagttaaaaaaattcaataaccTTTTAATCTTTATCGACCTTTTGCAGGTTATGCCCTACATGAGTATGAGGAATATCCTCATATAAACTACGGCTATGACTATCACTTGCCTGATTCACATCACCACGAGTTTGATCATCATGATTTCAGACCCCATCATGGGTATTATGACGGGCACCACGTGGGCCATCATAGATATTACAATCATGTAAGTTTTAGACTGAAATTATAATAGTAAAGAAAAAATAGTTAGTTTTCTTGGAACAGAAATAATATGttactttttagggtaccgtacctcaaaaggaaaaaaggaacccctgttatgtgtctgtcaagaaaacctataggctattttccgttgacctagaatcatgaaatttggtaggaaggtaggtagcaCAAGTataggaaaaaatccgaaaaccgtgaatttgtggatacatcaccgaaaaaaattaaaatgtgtttaaaataatttgtattttgaacttttaaagtaagattactgtaccgagttgagtatcatatgaaagggttttacctgtagattctaaaacagattcttatttatttttacgtattatagtttttgatttatcgtgcaaaatgtcgagaaacacgactgtagtacggaaccctcggtgcaagtctgcaattggccggttttttatttgatgTCGCAAATACATAAAGATTATAAGATTAAACTTACCTATGTAAGCTTAGTCTTAATCTTAATCAaacctaatataaaaatattataaatgtaaaagtttagATGTTGGGATATTTTTTACTTCTTCGCGCCACAATAACTAAACCTATGtaaaataaaccaataaacaaatcgctgaaatttggaatgaagatgaGAAGTTTATACTCTGAATTAATACataggttaggtactttttatcccagaaaatgaaattgttcccgcaggatttaaaagaacctaattccacgcgaacgaagtcgctggcatcagctagtgaagtCATACTTTTTGCAGGCATTGGCTACCAAAGCAGTACTGTGGCCGATAGCAGGAATCGCGCTACTAGGTGCCGCTGCAGCCGCTTTGGTTAGCAATCCAATTCTTTTGCAACTTGGAGTTGCGTCCGGAAAGCGGAGACGCAGAAACACTGAAGAAATCACCGGCCCCGAATTAAGCACGGAAATTACGGAATGGAGACCACTAATCAACCGGAAAGTCGCGGCGATAAAAACTGGAACCCATTCGAAGGCAGCTAAAACTAAACTTGTGCATAGAAAAGCAAAAAGAAATGAATATACAAGTACAACACAGCGTATAAATACTAAAAGAACTCCCATGACCGAATTACATATCGAAGGTTCTAATTCGCCATTAGACGAAGAATCAgatgaattaaattttataccaATATCCATTACAAATAAAGATGATTAAATAATTGTAACCAATCTTGATAATTTGGATGaagtgtaataaatattttatatttaggtataacttagtatttgttttatttgctTAGAACGTATTGTTAAAACTAGActagatattattaattatagtaACTGCATACCTACTAACCGGTAGTCCAAGATCACGAAGTTTTTATCGTCATAATACATAAACACCTAGCAAATATCACGATACTTCACCAAGGAACCACAAAATACCGCACTGGCCTTTGTATTATAAGAAAACCACACTGTAAATCATCACGTAAAAGTAAACACTACACAGATGCAATAGCACAACAGTTATTAAATGGTTTATTGACAAAACAATACCGTCGATACTATGTTTGCAGTTGCACGAGACGTCATCAATGAGACCGATTCGATTATAAACGACTGAAGTTGGAAGCAAAACACGAATGGGCCGATCACAGACACTACTTTGAATGAAGTTGGCCGACGAACGCCTTTCTCTGTGTGCGTATGCTCTTGCGCAGGCCGCAGGGGTGTAGAAAAACCTGGTTCTGTGAATGTGTGTGAATCTTTGTGATAGTGGTGCGTAATGCGTATagagaatattatgaagatcGTCTTTAAAATTACgcatacatttttatataatgtaaACAGATAGATAGCTTAGCTGAGAAATTAGGCTAGGCTTTCCATATAAATACTGATACATTTAGTCGTAATGGTAGCTACTTTTTTGCCTCAAATATTCGATTCAATTGACTGCTAAAATCTTCTCATCGCCTTCAATGGTCTACAGTTTGAATGGTCGAGCAGCATCACGACTACAGGCCAGCTATCATCATGGTTACTATGAATTAATACAACCTTATATTAGGTATCGATCTTTAGCGAAGACATAGTCTAAAATTGCCGTAGAACCAAATAAACTACATATTCTCGGATTCAGACCAAATGACTTCCGAATGCTTCCGAATtcagtttgaatttttttggtccattttattttcttgGATTCAAGTCGAACTAGCAGTTCATCTTTCCATCTTTAAAAATGTACCACTACTGCCATCTATAGCATTACGAAAAGACTTGTTAGAAACTCATCTCATACCACTAACCACTTCCACCACAACGGCAATCCATTCATACAGGTACCTACATTAGCGTTATGTTGTTATTGGTGTTGCTAGTAGATGGCgcaggtaagtaataaataagcaCATAAGTTACTCTTGCAAATTAATAAACAGATGTCATCTACTAATTTTAAAACTTACCTACTAGCATTTTCCTATCCATCAATCAATAATCTCAATTGGCGAATGCTCGCATTTCACCAATGATGACCGCAGTGGTttgcactgtggtcttattagtgggaggtcccgggttcgattcctagcaggggtttggaaatttataatttctaaatttctggtctggtctggtgggaggcttcggccgtggttagttagggtagttaccaccctaccggcaaagccgtgccgccaagcgattaagcgttccggtacgatgtcatgtagaaaccaaaggggcatatgtttaatacaaactgccatactcctttcaggttagcccgcttccatcttagactgcatcatcacttaccaccaggcgagattgcagtcaacttAGTCagcagggctaacttgtatctgaataaaaaaaatgctacaCACTTAATCTAGATCGACGATATTTGGATCGAACCATAGTTTTAATAAACTGTTATGCCTCATGGGTCATGTGCGTCATGGGTCATGgggcggactgaaatccgaaaaacCAACTTCAAACCACATTAGTTGGTTTTTTTTACTTCTAGCACTCAAAAGAAGAGAACTCAGTGCTTACTTTAAACAGTTGGAGGGATAAGGAGATAATCATCTACTAAAACAGATGGAATCCTAACCTATGCCTATAAAAATTTGtgcttgtctgtctgttcgttacCTATGCGCCAATCATGATATGCGTCGATTAACAAATATTGTATTGGATGAACGATGCAAACagtttgtacagttgttgttgccACTTGCGTGAACTTTTCTGTTATATCTTCAATGGAAGTATATCTCATAAATACCTAGGTGATGCGTGAGTCGGTATTGCAACGCATGTCTGATACAATGCGTTGAATTCCGTCGctaatgcttaaaaataaaatctttgggtgaaatattaattaaaatccaatttcaattttaattatttttatgctttatTCACACACAATACAACATGAGATTAAGTTAAAACGGGGTTTTAAAAGTATAATTTCACCAAGTTTGCTTACGATTTCATAACATCACCTAGTTTTGATGGATCCAGTTGCACCTTGAAACCCAGCTAAAAAAAGAGAACATGCATTAGAAACaataacttagtaggtacctactaataattaaaaatgattaaaaacaCCTTTGccatatagatattttttttcaaaaaaattatagccaccCAGAATTATGTAAGGATTTTAACGATACCATCCAAATATGTTCAGGCAATTGGAAGTTATGGTGTAAcaaaaaagataaatacatacatacatgaaccctgaaaacattacactccctTTATATTTCTACAGATATTTCTGCCGTCCGAAATAGCGTTTTTGATTATGAAAATAAAGGCAAAAGTATGCATGCCtgcctgtctgttaccttttcacggcccaaccgttaaaccgattttgatgaaatataaGATACTAATAGCATGTTTTGTAAAACTGAACACTGGCCATCAAGTTATAAGCAAAAGAGGGTTTTGTCACGCAAAACTTTGCTTGTAATCTCCAGAGACCGCGCGTTGTTAAGTTCATTATTCAAACGTATGGATTTGGTTGCAGCATTTGTTTAATTACGGCTAATTGAGGCGGTGATAGCTTTGTGGCCCAGACGTTTCGGCCTTCTGGGCCATCCCGGGCACGtgtctctaacttttcggagtaacgtgcgtgaaggaaagcatcgtgaggaaacgtacatgcctcagagttctccataatgttctcaaaggtgagtgaagtctaccaatccgcactgggccagtgcagcagactatggccttaactttatttcattctgagaggagtcccgtggtcagtagtgggctggcgatgggttgatcatgatgatgatgaactgttTAATTCAGTTAAACTACTAATTTACTCAATAGAATTGATATAATACCTTGGGAGCATGAGTAATGAGGCATTTGAACATCAGTGTAGCTCTTTCGCATCCCTTCTCTCCGTCGCTTACTGCTTCGTCGTTTACTACAAATAGGTTAcagaaaaaactttttaaaaacaatctTTTACTTAGTTAATGGTGGTTTCAAATTTTCCGTGCGGCACTTGGAGCAAATTTGAAGGTGCCCTAAGAACGAACTAAGTAGTCTAAAATTGCAAGGTTTGATTGATCACATACAAGGCCGTAGCCAGAAACTGATTTTAGGGGTGAGTTTAGGGTCTTAACCGaatcaaagtttaaaaaatagctAGTTGATAAagttttacctttttatattttgacaGAAAGATAGAATTGCGAAACATGAGCAAGGCCATACCTAACGTGGCAATTGAAATAAAAGCTTATAAAAGAAAATTC from Maniola hyperantus chromosome 16, iAphHyp1.2, whole genome shotgun sequence harbors:
- the LOC117989764 gene encoding uncharacterized protein, encoding MHLHSCRCSCYNVVVFFGILLLSKPRHGKCNPITNSNLSEDIREFAVKEDNVNSTNNVKTLQKEDQKRYTDIVSFRPITFKEVPDSKQSSSSYGRGLVSREHPGYALHEYEEYPHINYGYDYHLPDSHHHEFDHHDFRPHHGYYDGHHVGHHRYYNHALATKAVLWPIAGIALLGAAAAALVSNPILLQLGVASGKRRRRNTEEITGPELSTEITEWRPLINRKVAAIKTGTHSKAAKTKLVHRKAKRNEYTSTTQRINTKRTPMTELHIEGSNSPLDEESDELNFIPISITNKDD